Proteins found in one Magnolia sinica isolate HGM2019 chromosome 5, MsV1, whole genome shotgun sequence genomic segment:
- the LOC131246389 gene encoding uncharacterized protein LOC131246389, protein MGLSASKRVSKTLENSPEFNAACDSAYDDCLNLTQHAFPGVKPYQLLPASTRLYIAVSTSVPLISRWAPSPPTQSQVDRALESVNIDGGETLILTREQFKAFAVELFKDVIVSNARGAVLRRVPVGIVGIAGLGMATRSSRDVVGKAMGVYALGVAAAVYLSLSF, encoded by the coding sequence ATGGGCCTATCGGCATCGAAGAGGGTctccaaaaccctagaaaacTCGCCGGAATTCAACGCCGCCTGCGACTCCGCCTACGACGACTGCCTGAATCTTACGCAACACGCCTTTCCCGGCGTAAAGCCCTACCAGCTCCTCCCCGCCTCCACCCGCCTCTACATCGCCGTCTCCACCTCCGTCCCTCTCatcagtaggtgggccccatctcctCCCACCCAGTCCCAGGTCGATCGAGCCCTCGAATCCGTCAACATCGACGGAGgcgaaaccctaatcctaactcGCGAGCAGTTCAAGGCCTTCGCCGTGGAGCTCTTCAAGGACGTCATCGTTTCCAACGCTCGGGGAGCGGTCCTGCGCCGAGTTCCGGTCGGAATCGTCGGAATCGCTGGGTTGGGGATGGCGACTCGGTCGAGTCGAGATGTGGTAGGGAAGGCGATGGGGGTGTATGCTCTCGGTGTAGCTGCGGCTGTTTACCTTAGCTTGTCTTTCTAG